One Ancylobacter novellus DSM 506 genomic window, TTCGAGCGCGCGCCCATAGGCCGGGTTGGCGTGCTGCACGCCGACATTGGCCAAGGCGAGGGCGATCAGGCCGAGCTTGATCAGGAAGGCGGGGTTGCCGACATATTCGCGCGGCTGGACGGTGAACAGCCAGAAGCCCGTAGCAAATGCCAGTGCCACGCCGCACGCGGCGACGCGCACATTGAGCGGGCCGAGAACGGCGAGCGGCACGCCGCGCAGCCCGCCGAGCAGCTTCAAATCCAGCACGAGTATCGAGCCGAGCAGCAGCGAGATGCCGAGCACATGCGTCGCGTTGACGAAGAGGTACGCCGTGCCCGAGCCCTGCAGCCAGCGGGCGCCGGGCCAGCTTCCCAAAGCAGTGACAAGCGGGGCGACGAGGCTCGACAGCTCCATCTGCGGTTAGTTGGTGATCCGCTCCGGGTACATGTCGTAATTCTTGCCGGCCAGGGTGAGGCGCACCGCCTTCATGTGCGGTTTTGCGGAATCGCGGTCGCGGTTGCCCAGCACGGTGATGGCATCACCCGGTTTCGCTGTGTCGCCGGTGAAGCCGGAATCGGCGGTCTGGCGCGGATTGCCGAGATCGACCTGCCACACCACGCCGTCGCTCGCGGTGACGTGCAGCGTCGGGTGCGGCGGCGACATGGAGATGGTCTTGATGGTGCCCTGCAGCGTCATCTGCTCGGACTCGGCCCAGCTCCAGCCGTGATGAGCAAGTGCCGGCGTGACGAAGGCGAGCGCGCCGGCAAGCGTGAGGGCGGAAACGCGAAGGGAGGGAAGGCGGATCGCGGTCGACATGGGCGGCTCCTGTCGTTGCGGAAGTCGCTCCAGACTATGGCGCGGGTGTACGACAGGGCGAGCCGGGCAAGGCTCACATCTTTGACAGTGGGGCTCTCTGGGGCCGTCCTCCCGGACGGCCGTCAGCCCGATCCGGGATCGCCAAGCAATTGGAGAGCGATCCCGGCTCTCCGCTTCGCTTCGGCCGGGATGACGAATGGTGGGGGGCGGAGCATCGGCTCCCCTCCTGCCTTCCATCCTCGAACCACCTCATCCTGAGGTGCCGCCGAAGGCGGCCTCGAAGGATGCTCGTCCAGGTGCGCTCTCACGAGCATCCTTCGAGGCTCGCTGCGCTCGCACCTCAGGATGAGGTCGATCTGTGACAGGGCTCGGAGGACGGAACGATCCCGGATCGGCCTTTGGCCGTCCGGGATGACGGATAGTGGGAACGAGGAGCTTTACACGTCCACGCTGGCGCGCAGTGCGTTGTCCTGGATGAACTCGCGGCGGGGCTCGACGACGTCGCCCATCAGGCGGTTGAACAGGTCGTCGGCGTCGGCGACCTCCTTTACTTTCACCTGCAGCAGCGAGCGGGCGTTGACGTCGAGCGTGGTCTCCCAGAGCTGCTCGGCGTTCATCTCGCCGAGGCCCTTGTAGCGCTGCAGCGCGATGCCCTTGCGACCGGCGTCGGTGACGGCGTCGAACAGGTCCATCGGCCCGAAGACCAGCGTGTCGTTGCCCTTGCGGCGCAGCGTCGCCGGCTCGGCGTGGACTTCCTGCAGCTCGGCGGAGAGGCTGTCGAGACGGCGCGCCTCGGCCGAGCCGACGAAGGTGGCGTCGAGCACGGCGACTTCCTTCACGCCGCGCACGGTGCGGGAGAATCTGTAACCGGAGCCGTCGGCCTCGCCGGTCCAGCCGCGCTCGGTGTCCTCGGCGATGAGGTCGAGGCGCCGCGCCACCTCGGCGGCGACCGCAGCGGCGCGTTCCTCCTCGATGAGCAGCCCCGGCGCGAAGGCGCCGGCGATCGCCGCCTGCTCGACCACGGCGCGGTTGTAGCGGGGGTGCAGCCCGTTCATCACGTTGCGGAAGGAGCGGGTGCTCTCCAGCACGTGGTGCAGGTCGGCGCCGACCCGCACCTCGCCGGAGGCGAGATGCAGCGCGGCCTCGTCGAGACCCTGGTCGATCAGGTAGTCCTCGAGCGAGCGCTCGTCCTTCAGATACTGCTCGGACTTGCCGCGCGTGACCTTATAGAGCGGCGGCTGGGCGATGTAGACATGGCCGCGATCGAGTAGATCCGGCATCTGCCGGAAGAAGAAGGTAAGCAGAAGCGTGCGGATGTGGGAGCCGTCCACGTCCGCGTCTGTCATGATGATGATCTTGTGGTAGCGCAGCTTGTCGACGTTGAAGTCGTCGCGGCCGATGCCGGTGCCGAGCGCGGTGATCAGCGTACCGATCTGCTCGGAGGACAGCATCTTGTCGAAGCGGGCGCGCTCCACGTTCAGGATCTTGCCGCGCAGCGGCAGGATGGCCTGGAAGGCGCGGTTGCGGCCCATCTTGGCCGAGCCGCCGGCCGAGTCGCCCTCGACGATGAAGAGCTCGGACTTGGCCGGGTCGCGCTCCTGGCAGTCGGCGAGCTTGCCGGGCAGGGAGGCGACGTCGAGCGGGTTCTTGCGGCGGGTGAGCTCGCGCGCCTTGCGGGCGGCCTCGCGCGCGGCGGCGGCCTCGACCACCTTGGTGACGAGGCTCTTGCTCTCGGCCGGATGCTCCTCAAGCCAGCTGCCGAGTGCCTCGTTCACCAGCGCCTCGACGACAGGGCGCACCTCGGAGGAGACCAGCTTGTCCTTGGTCTGCGAGGAGAATTTCGGGTCCGGCACCTTCACCGACAGGACGGCGGTCAGGCCCTCGCGGCA contains:
- a CDS encoding DUF6152 family protein, which encodes MSTAIRLPSLRVSALTLAGALAFVTPALAHHGWSWAESEQMTLQGTIKTISMSPPHPTLHVTASDGVVWQVDLGNPRQTADSGFTGDTAKPGDAITVLGNRDRDSAKPHMKAVRLTLAGKNYDMYPERITN
- a CDS encoding DUF6644 family protein, which translates into the protein MELSSLVAPLVTALGSWPGARWLQGSGTAYLFVNATHVLGISLLLGSILVLDLKLLGGLRGVPLAVLGPLNVRVAACGVALAFATGFWLFTVQPREYVGNPAFLIKLGLIALALANVGVQHANPAYGRALEGATVSAGVRVSAAASALLWLAVLVSGRWIGFV
- the gyrB gene encoding DNA topoisomerase (ATP-hydrolyzing) subunit B; the encoded protein is MADSDNAATPSSNGEDYGAQSIQVLRGLDAVRKRPGMYIGDTDDGSGLHHMVYEVVDNAIDEALAGYADEVTVTLNADGSVTVTDNGRGIPTDIHAEEGVSAAEVIMTQLHAGGKFNQNSYKVSGGLHGVGVSVVNALSTTLDLTIWRNGLEHHIRFRHGDAEAPLAVKGPAPEGRRGTMVTFVPSPDTFTHIEFDYATLEHRLRELAFLNSGVRIVLTDARHPEVKREEMMYEGGVEAFVQYLDRSKQALLPKPIVIRAEKDGIAVECAMSWNDSYHENVLCFTNNIPQRDRGTHFTGFAAALTRQVIGYSERSGIAKKEKVEPTGEDCREGLTAVLSVKVPDPKFSSQTKDKLVSSEVRPVVEALVNEALGSWLEEHPAESKSLVTKVVEAAAAREAARKARELTRRKNPLDVASLPGKLADCQERDPAKSELFIVEGDSAGGSAKMGRNRAFQAILPLRGKILNVERARFDKMLSSEQIGTLITALGTGIGRDDFNVDKLRYHKIIIMTDADVDGSHIRTLLLTFFFRQMPDLLDRGHVYIAQPPLYKVTRGKSEQYLKDERSLEDYLIDQGLDEAALHLASGEVRVGADLHHVLESTRSFRNVMNGLHPRYNRAVVEQAAIAGAFAPGLLIEEERAAAVAAEVARRLDLIAEDTERGWTGEADGSGYRFSRTVRGVKEVAVLDATFVGSAEARRLDSLSAELQEVHAEPATLRRKGNDTLVFGPMDLFDAVTDAGRKGIALQRYKGLGEMNAEQLWETTLDVNARSLLQVKVKEVADADDLFNRLMGDVVEPRREFIQDNALRASVDV